Proteins encoded together in one Rhinopithecus roxellana isolate Shanxi Qingling chromosome 3, ASM756505v1, whole genome shotgun sequence window:
- the C3H5orf52 gene encoding uncharacterized protein C5orf52 homolog, producing the protein MTQPSRPLVTWDLGSNTIYGTAPQATTSSAATSGSNYQRDRLGRRQEIGVGGHPQICFPRPRTAQQPVLFSVMNSSEAAMKKTLPKSHLSRVILHDNRIAQRIYEMEVNALEKTKKKMNHYYEHLKKKFMTEQLRKLGR; encoded by the exons ATGACACAGCCGAGTAGGCCCTTGGTCACCTGGGACCTGGGATCCAACACGATCTACGGGACCGCCCCCCAGGCGACCACTAGTTCTGCCGCCACCTCGGGCTCCAACTACCAGCGCGATAGACTCGGCCGCCGCCAAGAAATCGGCGTAGGGGGTCATCCGCAGATCTGCTTCCCGCGGCCGCGGACCGCGCAGCAGCCGGTGCTCTTCAG CGTAATGAATTCCAGTGAAGCAGCAATGAAAAAAACTTTACCCAAGAGCCATTTATCTCGGGTGATTCTTCATGATAACCGCATCGCACAACGAATCTATGAGATGGAG GTGAACGCTTTAGAGAAGACCAAGAAAAAGATGAACCACTATTATGAACACCTGAAAAAAAAGTTCATGACAGAGCAGCTGAGAAAGCTGGGGCGATAG